The sequence below is a genomic window from Ensifer adhaerens.
GGCCTTTCTTGATCCCACGATCCGCAACCTCATGCCCGATCCATCGACGCTGACCGATTGCGGCAAGGCAGCCGCACGGATTGCGAGAGCTGCCTTGCGGGGCGAGCGTGTCGCGATCTTCGGTGACTATGATGTCGACGGCGCGGCATCCTCGGCATTGCTTTACCGCTTCCTGACGCATTTCGGCGTGGAAGCCACGATCTACATTCCGGACCGCATTTTCGAAGGCTACGGTCCGAATTCGGCGGCCATTGGACAGCTCATCGACAATGGCGCCCAACTGATCGTCACCGTGGATTGCGGCTCGACCAGTCACGAGTCGCTGGCCGTCGCCGCCGAGCGCGGCATCGATGTCGTGGTTATCGATCACCATCAGGTGACGCATGAGCTGCCGGTGGCGCATGCGCTGGTCAACCCCAACCGCGAGGACGATCTTTCGGGGCAGGGACATCTCTGCGCGGCCGGCGTTGTTTTCCTTGTGCTGGTGGCCACGCTGCGGCTTTTGAAGGAGCAGGGGCATCCAGCAGCGGGCACGCTCGATCTGTTGTCCTTCCTCGATCTGGTGGCGCTCGCCACGGTTTGCGATGTGGTGCCTCTCAAGGGGTTGAACCGTGCATATGTGGTCAAAGGACTGATCGCCGCCCGGCATCAGAAGAATGCGGGCCTTGCGGCGTTGTTGAAGGTCGCCGGTCTCTCCGGCCCGGTCACGCCCTATCATCTCGGCTTCCTCATCGGACCGCGCATCAATGCCGGCGGGCGGATCAGCGACGCGGCGCTGGGCAGTCGGCTGCTGACGCTCGACGATCCCATTGAGGCGGGAGAGATCGCCGAACGACTCGATGGGCTCAACCGCGAGCGGCAGGCGATGGAAGCCACCATGCTGGAGCAGGCCGAAGCCGAAGTGCTGGCCGAATACGGTACGGCGGAGAAGGCCTCCATTCTCGTCACGGCCAGCAATCAGTGGCACCCCGGCATCGTCGGTCTGCTTGCAGCCCGGCTGAAGGAGAAGTTCCAGCGTCCGTCTTTTGCCATCGCCTTCGATCCGTCGGGAAAGGGGTCCGGCTCTGGCCGTTCGATCGCCGGGTTCGACATGGGCCGGATGGTTCGGGCGGCGGTCGAGGAAGGCCTTCTCATCAAGGGCGGTGGGCACGCCATGGCGGCCGGCCTCACAGTGGAGCGGGCCAAGCTGGGTGCTATGCGAGCCTTTTTCGAGGAACAGGCAGGTAGCACTGTGCTCGACATTGCGGCCACGGCTTCCCTGAAGATTGATGGCGCGCTCTCGGCTTCCGGTGCGACACTGGAGCTGATCGACCTGATCGAGCAGGCGGGACCCTATGGTTCGGGCCATTCGCAGCCCGTCTTTGCACTTCCTTCGCACAAGATCGTCGATGCACGGCAGGTCGGCGTGAACCACCTCAAGGTCACCATCGAGGGACTGGACCGCACCCGGCTGGAGGCGATCGCCTTCCGCGCCCTCGGGACGCCGCTTGGCGATCTGCTGCTCGCTTCACGCGGCGCGTCGCTGCATCTGGCGGGAACACTTTCTGCTGACATGTGGCAGAGCTCGCGTAGGGTGCAACTGCGTATCATCGATGCCGCAAAGAGCTTCTAGCGCATCGGCGTGCGACGTATGAATTCACGACGCCAGGGCGTCCTTTATCCTCCTGAAAGACGGGCGACGGTCTGAGCCTGCGACAGCCACAATCCGACATAGCCGTCATTTCTGGCCCGGGCGATCGTTTGCGGGCCGCTTTCGTCCGTCCTGAGAATGGCGGCCGCGCCTGAAGCTCTGGCGGCCAGCGGCAGCCGCAGACCCAGATCGGTCACGAGCGCGCTGTCTGCCGCCGCGCCGGAAGCCAGGGCGAGCGCATCCGCAGCGAAGACGAGGCCGGCGAGCCGTGGAATCGGACGGTCGAAGCGGGCAAGTCCGAGCGCGGCCCTGGCTGTGTCAAGGCGGGCCAGGATCAGCAGCGCGCCTTGTGGCATGGCCCTGGCGGCCTCGGCGATCCGCAACAGCGCGCTTGCCTTCTCGATATCAGCGGGGGTTTCGACGCCGCAAACGAGGATTCCATCCCAGGACGGCTCCGACATCCTTGCAATGAAGCGCCTGTCGTCTTCAATGCCGCGCGGCAGTGCGGCGTGAAGGAACTGCATGCCGGATTTCAGACGGAGATCGTCTCCGTCGCAGGCGATGCGGCTTGTCGAACCCGAATGCTCCCGCAGGATGAATGTCATTTGCCACCCGCCATGGTTAAGCAACCGCCAATCGGCATGGTAAAGGAATCTTAAACCAATTCCGGCCTAAGCTCCGACAACAGTAGAACTGAGTCAGTAGTCAGGGGCAAGCGGTTGATTTTCGGAACTTTCCTGCGTCGGTCGGACAGAAGCAAGACCCAGAACCGGATCGAGCCGGTGTCTTTGCCCGTGGCGGAAGCGGGCCTTCCTGCCGCCCCCGGCGATGATCGTCGCAAGCGGGATCTTGCCGCCACATTTCTGCTCGATGATGTCTCCCCCAAGGTTCGCATGTCACTGGCAGAAGCGCTTGCCGATGACAATCTCGCACCACGACCCGTCATACTGGCGCTGACGGAAGACCGTACCGATATCGCTGCCATGATCGTCTCCCGCTCGCCCGTCCTCACGGACAACGACCTCATCGACCTCGTCGGACGGGGCAGTTCCGAAATCCGCGCGGCCGTCGCCGTGCGGGCGGTCGTCTCGGTACAGGTCGCCGGCGCCTTGGCGGAGGTGGGCGGTCGCCTCGACATCGCGCTGCTTCTGCGCAATCCGGGCACCCGGCTCACGCCGAATGTCATGGTTCGGCTCGCCTCGCGTTGCGGCAAGGATGCCACCATCCGCGAACTGCTCCTGGAACGGCCGGAATTGCCGGCGACCGCACGCCATATTCTGGTCGAGAAGATCGGCGCGACGTTGACGGATGCCGATCTGGTCACGGCGCTCATTCCGCCACGCAAGCGCGAGCGTATGCGGCGTGAGGCCTGCGAGGCCGCACTCGTGCGCGTGCTGGCCGGCGCGGGAGAAGCGGAGCTCGCCGAGATGGTCGAACATCTGCGTGTCGAAGGCCGACTTTCCACCATGTTTCTCATCCACGCGCTGTGTGCGGGTCGCACGGCGTTCTTTGCCGAGGTCATCTCCAACCTTTCCGGCGTCGCGCGGGTACGGGCGCGGGCTATCCTGGCGTCCGGGCGCCCACGCGCTGTCCGGGCTCTCATCGAGGCCGCAGGAATCGATCGAGACGTTTCCGACGTCTTTTGCGAAGCGGTTTCCATCTGGCGCGAGGAGGGGGGCGACATTCCGGGCGACGCGGGCATTTTCCTGCGGCTGGCGGAGCGGTGCAGGCAACATGCGGATGCAGCCGAGGCGGCTCATGCGCTCATCGATGCCGTCGAACGTCTGGCCATTTCCGAAATGCGGCAGATGGCCAAGGCTTATGTTCACGACCTGCTGACTCAGGCAGCCTGAGCGGGCTCGCTAGAGCCGAACATCTCTTGACCTCGGGTTGTGCAACCACTTATCAATAATTTGTTGATTAATCTGTTTGAAGTCCCAGGCCACAAGCGTCCTTTTCTGACGCTCCATTGGTTGCGCCTGGGCTGGGGGACATTATGAAGAGACGTGATTTCGTGCGCGGTTTCATCGCGCTAGGCAGTTGTGCAGTTTGCGCTGGAATGGCCGGGGCCTCGGAAGGGGCCCACTGGGAATACAAGGGCGAGCATGGTCCTGAACATTGGGGCGGAATGGAAAAGGCCTACGAGGTTTGCTCCGCCGGTGGCCAGCAATCGCCGATCAATATTACCTCGGCCATCAAGGCGGAGGTAGACCCGATCACCGTGGCCTGGAAGAAGACTTCGGCGAAGATCGTCAACAACGGCCACACGATCCAGATCAACATGCCGGAAGGTTCGTCCATCACGCGCAACGGCAAGGTCTACGATCTGCTGCAGTTCCACTTTCACGCGCCGAGCGAGCATCTGATCGACGGCATGACCTATCCCATGGAAGTTCATTTCGTCCACAAGAACAAGAAGGACGGCGATCTGGCCGTTCTCGGCGTCTTCATGATGCCGGAGCAGAAGCACGATGCCTTCTCCATGCTGGCCAGGTACTTTCCGCAGACGGAGGGGGCCGAGGGCAAGGTCGAGACATTCACGCCAAGCGACCTGCTGCCTGAGGGGCTCGAATACTGGACCTACGAAGGCTCCCTGACGACGCCGCCCTGCAGCGAAATTGTGACCTGGATGGTAGCGCGCGAGCCGCTCAAGGTGGAACAGGCCTCCATTCGGGCCTTCACCTCGATCTACTCAAGCAATGCCCGGCCGGTGTCGCCGCT
It includes:
- a CDS encoding single-stranded-DNA-specific exonuclease, translating into MAQPIDPEPQTFLNVERSISGQRWVSRLGQAGENRALAMAQLHGIPELIARVMAGRGVSVDDAPAFLDPTIRNLMPDPSTLTDCGKAAARIARAALRGERVAIFGDYDVDGAASSALLYRFLTHFGVEATIYIPDRIFEGYGPNSAAIGQLIDNGAQLIVTVDCGSTSHESLAVAAERGIDVVVIDHHQVTHELPVAHALVNPNREDDLSGQGHLCAAGVVFLVLVATLRLLKEQGHPAAGTLDLLSFLDLVALATVCDVVPLKGLNRAYVVKGLIAARHQKNAGLAALLKVAGLSGPVTPYHLGFLIGPRINAGGRISDAALGSRLLTLDDPIEAGEIAERLDGLNRERQAMEATMLEQAEAEVLAEYGTAEKASILVTASNQWHPGIVGLLAARLKEKFQRPSFAIAFDPSGKGSGSGRSIAGFDMGRMVRAAVEEGLLIKGGGHAMAAGLTVERAKLGAMRAFFEEQAGSTVLDIAATASLKIDGALSASGATLELIDLIEQAGPYGSGHSQPVFALPSHKIVDARQVGVNHLKVTIEGLDRTRLEAIAFRALGTPLGDLLLASRGASLHLAGTLSADMWQSSRRVQLRIIDAAKSF
- a CDS encoding Uncharacterized conserved protein, DUF2336 family, which codes for MIFGTFLRRSDRSKTQNRIEPVSLPVAEAGLPAAPGDDRRKRDLAATFLLDDVSPKVRMSLAEALADDNLAPRPVILALTEDRTDIAAMIVSRSPVLTDNDLIDLVGRGSSEIRAAVAVRAVVSVQVAGALAEVGGRLDIALLLRNPGTRLTPNVMVRLASRCGKDATIRELLLERPELPATARHILVEKIGATLTDADLVTALIPPRKRERMRREACEAALVRVLAGAGEAELAEMVEHLRVEGRLSTMFLIHALCAGRTAFFAEVISNLSGVARVRARAILASGRPRAVRALIEAAGIDRDVSDVFCEAVSIWREEGGDIPGDAGIFLRLAERCRQHADAAEAAHALIDAVERLAISEMRQMAKAYVHDLLTQAA
- a CDS encoding carbonic anhydrase; its protein translation is MRGFIALGSCAVCAGMAGASEGAHWEYKGEHGPEHWGGMEKAYEVCSAGGQQSPINITSAIKAEVDPITVAWKKTSAKIVNNGHTIQINMPEGSSITRNGKVYDLLQFHFHAPSEHLIDGMTYPMEVHFVHKNKKDGDLAVLGVFMMPEQKHDAFSMLARYFPQTEGAEGKVETFTPSDLLPEGLEYWTYEGSLTTPPCSEIVTWMVAREPLKVEQASIRAFTSIYSSNARPVSPLNRRLVLMSP